A part of Flavobacteriaceae bacterium GSB9 genomic DNA contains:
- a CDS encoding DUF1080 domain-containing protein has protein sequence MFHNKCSFTKILMVVFIFLTVLGCKNKSETNTYGFISIFNGKNLDNWEGNPIYWSVNNGSLIGEVTPETLLKRNTFIIWKGGTPSNFELKLDFKISDKGNSGINYRSAFIDSLPHALKGFQGDIDGRMRYTGMNYEERGRTTLASRGEKTIVHPQPKALNPDSLKLNIKNNRWQSLEVIESLGNPDDLAKHIKPNNWNSFHIIANGNRLKHFVNGILMSDVTDKNPENHLKSGFIGLQVHTGPPMKVEFKNIRLKEL, from the coding sequence ATGTTTCATAATAAATGTAGCTTTACCAAAATATTGATGGTTGTGTTCATTTTTTTAACTGTACTTGGTTGCAAAAATAAATCTGAAACAAACACATACGGCTTTATTAGTATTTTCAACGGAAAAAACCTTGACAACTGGGAAGGTAACCCTATATATTGGAGCGTAAATAATGGTAGTTTGATTGGTGAGGTCACTCCTGAAACACTGCTAAAAAGAAATACATTTATTATTTGGAAAGGTGGCACGCCTTCAAATTTTGAGCTTAAATTAGACTTTAAAATTTCCGATAAAGGCAATAGCGGAATTAACTACCGTAGCGCATTTATTGATTCACTACCACATGCCTTAAAAGGGTTTCAAGGCGATATCGACGGTAGAATGCGATATACCGGCATGAACTACGAAGAACGGGGAAGAACCACATTGGCCAGCCGAGGTGAAAAAACAATTGTGCATCCACAACCTAAAGCGCTAAACCCAGACTCCCTGAAACTTAATATAAAAAACAATAGATGGCAAAGTTTAGAAGTTATTGAATCTTTGGGCAATCCCGATGATTTGGCCAAACATATTAAACCAAATAACTGGAACAGCTTTCACATAATTGCCAACGGCAATAGGCTAAAGCATTTTGTGAATGGCATCCTTATGAGTGATGTTACCGACAAAAATCCTGAAAACCATTTAAAATCCGGTTTTATCGGCCTCCAAGTACATACTGGCCCTCCAATGAAAGTTGAGTTTAAAAATATAAGACTTAAAGAATTATAG
- the holA gene encoding DNA polymerase III subunit delta, producing the protein MDEVKQLVTDIKSGNIKPIYFLMGEEPYYIDKISDFIEDTILTEEERGFNQVVLYGRDVSVEDIVSNAKRYPMMSERQVVIVKEAQDLSRTIEKLAKYAENPQPTTVLVINYKYKKIDKRKSLYKTIRKLGVVYESKKLYENQVADWIRRVLSPKKYDISPKAAQMLVEFLGTDLSKINNELEKLKIILPKGTQITPEHIEENIGISKDYNNFELRKAVGERNATKAFKIVKYFGENPKDNPMVVTVSLLFNFFSQLLQFHGLKDKSPRSVASALKINPYFVNEYIGAARNYPMRKVSAVVATLREFDVKGKGVGANAVPQGDLLKELLVRILN; encoded by the coding sequence TTGGACGAAGTAAAACAGCTAGTTACAGATATTAAGAGCGGTAACATAAAACCCATATACTTTTTAATGGGGGAAGAACCGTATTATATTGATAAGATTTCCGATTTTATAGAAGATACTATTTTAACCGAAGAAGAGCGAGGTTTTAACCAAGTGGTGCTTTACGGAAGAGATGTAAGCGTAGAGGACATTGTAAGCAATGCCAAGCGCTATCCGATGATGTCCGAACGGCAAGTCGTTATTGTAAAAGAGGCTCAAGATTTATCGCGTACCATTGAAAAATTGGCCAAATATGCCGAAAATCCACAGCCAACAACGGTTTTGGTAATCAATTATAAGTATAAAAAAATAGATAAGCGGAAATCACTTTACAAAACCATTAGGAAATTAGGGGTGGTTTACGAGAGTAAAAAGCTTTATGAGAATCAGGTGGCTGATTGGATACGCCGTGTGCTTTCGCCAAAAAAATATGATATATCACCAAAAGCGGCCCAAATGTTGGTTGAGTTTTTGGGTACCGATTTAAGTAAAATCAACAACGAGCTGGAAAAACTTAAAATTATATTACCAAAAGGCACACAAATCACACCAGAGCATATTGAGGAGAATATAGGAATAAGTAAAGACTACAATAATTTTGAGTTACGCAAAGCGGTTGGTGAACGCAACGCTACCAAAGCTTTTAAAATTGTGAAGTATTTTGGTGAAAACCCAAAGGATAATCCTATGGTTGTTACCGTTTCTTTATTGTTTAATTTTTTTTCTCAATTACTCCAATTTCATGGCCTAAAAGATAAATCGCCAAGAAGTGTAGCTTCGGCCCTAAAAATCAATCCTTACTTTGTTAACGAATACATTGGTGCCGCAAGAAACTATCCGATGCGTAAAGTGAGTGCTGTGGTTGCAACCCTTAGGGAGTTTGATGTAAAGGGTAAAGGTGTTGGTGCAAATGCGGTGCCGCAAGGCGATTTGTTGAAAGAGCTTTTGGTACGCATTTTAAACTAA
- a CDS encoding glycosyltransferase family 2 protein, protein MNIAIVILNWNGKALLEQFLPSVIKYSSEATIYLADNASTDSSIKFVETHFPSIKIIKNKENGGYAKGYNDALKQIDADIYCLLNSDVEVTENWIQPVVELFNIEKNTVIVQPKILDYKKKSFFEYAGAAGGFIDKYGYPFCRGRIFNTIEKDYGQYNDITEIFWASGACLFVRSTVFKELNGFDEHFFAHMEEIDLCWRAKNRGYTVQYVGHSTVFHVGGATLSNSNPKKTFLNFRNSLFALTKNASGPIFSKLFTRLVLDGIAAFKFLWEFKPRHIAAIIKAHFSFYFHLKRLLKQRRAQKNKINYYQKPSIVVDYFIKRNCYYKIS, encoded by the coding sequence GTGAATATTGCCATCGTCATACTAAACTGGAACGGAAAAGCCCTATTGGAGCAATTTTTGCCATCGGTTATTAAATATTCTAGCGAAGCAACAATTTATTTGGCCGATAATGCCTCAACAGATAGTTCCATAAAATTTGTAGAAACGCATTTTCCTTCAATAAAAATTATAAAAAATAAAGAAAATGGTGGATACGCAAAAGGTTACAACGACGCCTTAAAACAAATTGATGCCGATATTTATTGTTTGCTTAACAGCGATGTAGAAGTAACCGAAAACTGGATTCAGCCTGTTGTTGAGCTCTTTAATATAGAAAAAAATACTGTCATTGTTCAACCAAAAATACTTGATTACAAAAAGAAGAGTTTTTTTGAATATGCCGGGGCTGCCGGTGGTTTTATTGATAAATACGGCTACCCATTTTGCAGAGGACGCATTTTTAACACCATTGAAAAAGACTATGGGCAATACAATGATATAACAGAAATATTCTGGGCCTCTGGAGCTTGCTTGTTTGTGAGAAGTACTGTTTTTAAAGAATTGAATGGTTTTGACGAGCACTTTTTTGCCCACATGGAAGAAATCGATTTGTGTTGGCGGGCAAAAAACAGAGGCTATACCGTTCAATATGTAGGGCATTCAACTGTATTTCATGTTGGTGGCGCCACGCTTAGCAATTCAAACCCTAAAAAAACCTTTTTAAATTTTAGAAACAGCCTATTTGCACTCACCAAAAATGCGAGTGGCCCAATATTCAGCAAACTTTTTACCCGTCTTGTTTTGGATGGCATAGCAGCATTTAAATTTTTGTGGGAATTTAAACCAAGACACATCGCTGCCATAATAAAAGCCCATTTTAGTTTTTATTTTCACTTAAAGAGACTTCTTAAACAACGGAGAGCACAAAAAAACAAGATAAATTATTACCAAAAACCGTCTATTGTGGTCGACTACTTCATAAAAAGAAATTGTTATTACAAAATTTCATAA
- a CDS encoding 1,4-dihydroxy-2-naphthoyl-CoA synthase, whose protein sequence is MEEPKWVKAKDYEDITYKKCNGVARIAFNRPNVRNAFRPKTTSELYDAFYDANEDVNIGVVLLSAEGPSTKDGVYSFCSGGDQKARGHQGYVGEDGYHRLNILEVQRLIRFMPKAVIAVVPGWAVGGGHSLHVVCDLTLASKEHAIFKQTDADVTSFDGGYGSAYLAKMVGQKKAREIFFLGRNYSAQEAFEMGMVNAVVPHNELETTAYEWAQEILAKSPTSIKMLKFAMNLTDDGMVGQQVFAGEATRLAYMTDEAKEGRNAFLEKRQPNFDKKWIP, encoded by the coding sequence ATGGAAGAACCAAAATGGGTCAAGGCCAAAGATTACGAGGATATTACTTATAAAAAGTGCAATGGCGTTGCTCGAATTGCTTTTAATAGACCTAACGTTAGAAATGCTTTTCGTCCTAAAACCACTAGTGAATTATATGACGCTTTTTACGATGCGAATGAAGATGTAAACATTGGGGTGGTGCTATTATCGGCTGAAGGTCCTTCAACAAAAGATGGTGTATATTCTTTTTGCAGTGGTGGCGATCAAAAGGCTCGTGGGCATCAAGGTTATGTTGGTGAAGACGGTTACCACCGTTTAAATATTTTGGAAGTACAACGATTAATTCGTTTTATGCCTAAAGCTGTAATAGCCGTTGTACCAGGATGGGCTGTTGGTGGTGGGCATAGTTTACATGTAGTATGCGATCTTACATTGGCTAGCAAAGAACATGCAATATTTAAACAAACCGATGCCGATGTAACCAGTTTTGATGGCGGTTACGGTTCGGCGTATCTCGCAAAAATGGTAGGCCAAAAAAAAGCACGTGAAATCTTTTTCTTAGGACGAAATTATTCGGCACAAGAAGCCTTCGAAATGGGCATGGTTAATGCCGTGGTGCCGCATAATGAATTAGAAACTACTGCCTACGAATGGGCACAGGAAATATTAGCTAAATCACCAACATCTATAAAAATGTTGAAATTTGCTATGAACTTAACAGATGATGGTATGGTGGGGCAGCAAGTTTTTGCAGGAGAGGCTACAAGACTTGCATATATGACCGATGAAGCTAAAGAAGGCAGAAATGCGTTTCTTGAAAAAAGACAGCCTAACTTCGATAAAAAATGGATTCCATAA
- a CDS encoding SAM-dependent chlorinase/fluorinase, with protein sequence MAIITLTTDFGEKDHFTGATKGAIHSELPEVKVVDISHSVSPFNISEAAYIIQNAYNSFPKGTIHIIGIDSELNPENKHIAIKLDDHYFICANNGIMSMICSEIAPQKIVEINIHDRIQSSFPVLDVFVKVACHIARGGTLEVIGKNISEIKPIKNITPFVNDDKTQIIGSVIYIDNYGNVVTNIKRSFFETIQKGRNFEISARNYTFKKIYEKYSDIVNFEVPENKRHDEGRKLVVFNSGGFLEIAVYKSNNSTVGSASTLLGLRLMDAVSINFITSSVIPKGVEISKTIPNITDY encoded by the coding sequence ATGGCAATAATTACTTTAACAACCGACTTTGGAGAAAAAGACCACTTTACTGGGGCTACGAAAGGAGCCATTCACAGTGAATTGCCAGAAGTGAAAGTTGTTGATATCTCACATTCTGTATCGCCTTTTAACATCTCTGAAGCGGCTTATATTATCCAAAATGCTTATAACAGTTTCCCAAAAGGCACCATACATATTATTGGCATTGATTCTGAGTTGAATCCAGAAAACAAGCACATTGCCATAAAGTTGGACGACCACTACTTTATTTGCGCCAACAACGGTATTATGAGTATGATTTGTTCTGAAATTGCCCCTCAAAAAATTGTTGAAATAAACATACATGACAGAATACAGAGCAGCTTTCCTGTTTTAGATGTGTTTGTTAAAGTGGCCTGCCATATAGCTCGCGGAGGCACTTTAGAGGTAATTGGCAAAAACATTTCGGAAATAAAGCCCATAAAAAATATTACTCCGTTTGTCAACGACGACAAAACACAAATTATTGGCAGTGTTATTTATATTGACAATTACGGAAATGTCGTGACCAACATAAAACGCAGTTTTTTTGAAACCATTCAAAAAGGCCGGAATTTCGAAATTTCTGCTCGCAATTATACGTTTAAAAAAATCTATGAAAAATATAGCGATATTGTAAATTTTGAAGTGCCCGAAAACAAAAGGCACGACGAAGGTCGCAAATTAGTGGTTTTTAACTCTGGAGGTTTTTTAGAAATTGCTGTTTACAAAAGCAACAATAGTACGGTAGGTAGCGCATCTACACTTTTAGGGTTGCGGTTAATGGATGCCGTGAGTATAAATTTTATAACATCTTCGGTTATTCCAAAAGGCGTTGAAATTTCTAAGACCATACCTAATATAA
- a CDS encoding carbonic anhydrase family protein has protein sequence MKTSLPLLLAVTMLFSACKNDKKTAHNNKTQHRQNHWSYSGETSPEHWVEIEKNSDCGGNYQSPINIIHKDTDSVASKGDLKIKYTPTTLIKKVENNGHSIQFDFEPGDSINYKNKTYFLKQIHFHEPSEHKINGITYPIEMHLVHVNKVGVITVLGILGEEGDESQLFEFFESFLPLENGAEKEIHQNIDLSELFSKDKHFYSYSGSLTTPPCSENVNWIVFKEPIVLSVEEVMKLKNNMPINNYRNEQSLNGRVVIFNN, from the coding sequence ATGAAAACTAGCCTCCCTTTACTACTTGCAGTTACAATGCTTTTTTCGGCCTGTAAAAATGATAAGAAAACAGCCCACAACAATAAAACCCAACACCGTCAAAACCACTGGAGTTATTCAGGAGAAACGTCGCCCGAACATTGGGTTGAAATTGAAAAAAATTCAGATTGTGGTGGCAATTATCAATCGCCAATAAACATAATTCATAAAGACACCGATTCTGTAGCTTCAAAAGGTGATTTGAAAATTAAATACACCCCAACAACATTAATTAAAAAGGTTGAAAACAACGGCCACTCCATCCAGTTCGATTTTGAACCTGGCGATTCTATCAATTATAAAAACAAAACGTATTTTCTAAAACAAATACATTTCCATGAACCATCGGAACACAAAATAAACGGCATTACCTACCCTATAGAAATGCACTTGGTACATGTAAACAAAGTAGGAGTAATAACGGTTTTGGGCATTTTGGGAGAGGAAGGTGACGAAAGTCAACTTTTTGAATTTTTTGAAAGCTTTTTGCCACTTGAAAACGGTGCAGAAAAGGAAATTCACCAAAACATTGATTTATCGGAGCTGTTTTCAAAAGACAAACATTTTTATTCCTACAGTGGCTCCCTAACCACCCCGCCATGTTCAGAAAATGTTAACTGGATTGTCTTTAAGGAACCCATTGTACTATCAGTTGAAGAAGTAATGAAACTAAAAAACAACATGCCTATTAACAATTACCGTAACGAACAATCGCTAAATGGACGCGTGGTAATTTTCAATAATTAA
- a CDS encoding type I restriction enzyme HsdR N-terminal domain-containing protein yields MQALNFPKYSFRFKNKENKVSIFDSIRKKFVVLQPEEWVRQHCVQYLMDEKKYPASLINVEKELTLNGLKKRYDIVVFNSNGSIYLIVECKAPHIQIDQTTFDQIARYNLKLNATFLMVTNGINHYYCQMDFKNERYSFLKNIPEYTL; encoded by the coding sequence TTGCAGGCACTTAATTTTCCAAAGTATTCATTCCGTTTCAAAAATAAAGAAAATAAAGTTTCTATTTTTGATAGTATCCGTAAAAAATTCGTTGTTTTACAGCCCGAAGAATGGGTAAGACAACACTGTGTACAGTATTTAATGGATGAAAAAAAATACCCCGCTTCGTTGATTAACGTAGAAAAAGAACTGACCCTCAACGGTTTAAAAAAGCGCTACGATATTGTTGTTTTCAATTCTAACGGAAGCATATATTTAATTGTAGAGTGCAAAGCGCCACATATACAAATAGACCAAACCACTTTTGATCAAATTGCGCGGTATAATTTAAAGTTGAATGCCACCTTTTTAATGGTTACCAACGGAATAAATCACTATTATTGTCAAATGGATTTTAAAAACGAGCGTTACAGCTTCTTAAAAAACATCCCTGAGTATACCCTGTGA
- a CDS encoding PhoH family protein, producing the protein MNEIILELEEITPKEFFGAQNANIELLKKYFPKLKIVARGNKIKAFGDEELLEEFDRRMTMLFKHYGKYNKIDENTIERVLTSQSSDDYTTSKQSGEVIVHGVGGRLIKAQTANQRKLVELVRKNDMVFAIGPAGTGKTYTGVALAVQALKNKEVKRIILTRPAVEAGENLGFLPGDLKEKLDPYMQPLYDALRDMIAPEKLAHYIENGTIQIAPLAFMRGRTLDNAFVILDEGQNTTHAQMKMFLTRMGKNAKFLLTGDPGQIDLPRRTISGLKEALLILKNVEGVGIIFLDDKDVIRHKLVKKVIAAYKSIENRE; encoded by the coding sequence TTGAACGAAATCATTCTTGAACTCGAAGAGATTACTCCAAAAGAGTTTTTTGGAGCACAAAACGCTAATATTGAACTTTTAAAAAAGTACTTCCCCAAGTTAAAAATTGTAGCCCGTGGTAATAAAATAAAAGCTTTTGGCGATGAAGAACTGTTAGAAGAGTTTGACCGCCGTATGACCATGCTTTTTAAGCATTACGGAAAATACAACAAAATCGATGAGAACACTATAGAACGTGTACTAACGAGTCAAAGTAGTGACGATTATACCACCTCGAAGCAAAGTGGAGAAGTTATTGTTCATGGCGTAGGAGGTAGATTGATAAAGGCACAAACCGCCAATCAACGTAAATTGGTGGAATTGGTTAGAAAAAACGATATGGTTTTCGCCATAGGCCCTGCCGGAACAGGTAAAACATATACAGGTGTAGCATTGGCCGTACAAGCTCTTAAAAACAAAGAGGTTAAGCGTATTATTTTAACACGTCCCGCCGTAGAAGCAGGTGAAAATTTAGGGTTCTTGCCTGGTGATTTAAAAGAAAAGCTAGATCCATACATGCAACCCCTTTACGATGCATTGCGTGATATGATCGCTCCTGAAAAACTGGCCCATTATATCGAAAATGGTACCATTCAAATAGCACCGTTGGCTTTTATGCGTGGACGCACGTTAGATAACGCTTTTGTTATTTTAGATGAAGGGCAAAATACCACTCATGCCCAAATGAAAATGTTTTTGACCCGAATGGGAAAAAATGCCAAGTTTTTGCTCACGGGCGATCCAGGGCAGATTGATTTACCACGTCGAACCATTTCTGGGCTAAAAGAAGCACTTCTAATTTTAAAAAACGTAGAAGGTGTTGGGATAATATTTTTAGACGACAAAGATGTTATCCGTCACAAACTGGTTAAAAAAGTGATAGCTGCATATAAAAGCATAGAGAATAGAGAATAA
- a CDS encoding phosphoribosylaminoimidazolesuccinocarboxamide synthase, whose protein sequence is MSNTIIDTNFNFPGQKNVYKGKVREVYNINDEQLVMIATDRLSAFDVVMPKGIPYKGQILNQIATKMMAATEDLVPNWLTSTPDPNVAVGHLCEPFKVEMVIRGYMSGHAAREYKAGKRMLCGVPMAEGMKENDAFPEPIITPATKAEQGDHDEDISREDILKRGIVSEEDYLVLEDYTRKLFQRGTEIAGSRGLILVDTKYEFGKTKDGKIVLIDEIHTPDSSRYFYADGYEERQKKGEPQKQLSKEFVRQWLISNNFQGLEGQKVPYMSDEYIQSVSERYIELYENITGETFEKADVSNIQSRIEANVLAYLK, encoded by the coding sequence ATGAGTAATACAATTATAGATACCAATTTTAATTTTCCAGGACAAAAAAATGTTTATAAAGGAAAAGTAAGAGAAGTTTATAATATTAACGATGAGCAATTGGTTATGATTGCCACTGATAGGCTTTCGGCCTTCGATGTCGTTATGCCAAAAGGAATTCCTTATAAAGGGCAAATATTAAACCAAATAGCCACCAAAATGATGGCCGCTACCGAAGATTTAGTGCCCAATTGGCTAACATCCACACCTGATCCCAATGTGGCCGTTGGACATCTGTGTGAACCTTTTAAAGTTGAAATGGTTATTCGTGGTTACATGTCTGGGCATGCAGCTCGTGAGTACAAGGCAGGAAAACGAATGCTTTGCGGCGTACCTATGGCAGAGGGTATGAAAGAAAACGATGCATTTCCAGAACCTATAATTACGCCAGCAACAAAAGCAGAACAAGGCGACCATGACGAGGATATTTCTCGGGAAGATATTTTAAAACGCGGTATTGTTTCAGAGGAAGATTATTTGGTTTTGGAAGATTACACCCGTAAACTATTTCAAAGAGGAACAGAAATAGCAGGCTCTCGTGGATTGATTTTGGTTGATACCAAATACGAATTCGGAAAAACCAAAGACGGAAAGATTGTGTTGATTGATGAAATCCATACTCCAGATTCCTCGCGTTATTTTTATGCCGATGGGTATGAAGAACGTCAGAAAAAAGGTGAACCACAAAAACAATTGTCAAAAGAGTTTGTACGCCAATGGTTAATCAGTAATAATTTTCAAGGTTTGGAAGGACAAAAGGTACCTTACATGAGCGATGAGTATATTCAGTCCGTGTCCGAACGTTATATCGAACTTTATGAAAACATAACTGGGGAAACTTTTGAAAAAGCAGATGTTTCAAATATCCAAAGTAGGATAGAGGCTAATGTTTTGGCGTATTTAAAATAA
- a CDS encoding OmpA family protein, with product MKKVLLLSLSSMIFLSSCVSKKLYTDLQAKQKETQDLLNSATVKLNSCLEDRASATARATALEEQVEDLRNYNENLQVLSAKGASNIEKTLESMKEKDLKITRLQDALTKKDSVTLALVTSLKREVGINDPDIEVNVEKGVVFISIADKLLFKSGSYTVTSRAKEVLAKVAKVVNSKPDFECMVESHTDNVPYRKEPLLDNWDLSVKRATSVVRVLEDLDVNPQQLIAAGRAEYVPLVENNTAENRAKNRRTRIVVMPKIDQFYDMIEKEMKNLEAGN from the coding sequence ATGAAAAAAGTTTTATTGCTTAGCTTATCGTCCATGATATTTTTAAGCTCATGTGTATCTAAAAAACTATATACCGATCTTCAAGCAAAACAAAAAGAAACTCAAGATTTATTGAATTCTGCTACTGTAAAATTGAACTCTTGTTTGGAAGACAGAGCTTCAGCTACAGCAAGAGCCACCGCTTTAGAAGAGCAAGTTGAAGACTTAAGAAACTACAACGAAAACCTACAGGTACTATCTGCCAAAGGTGCTTCTAACATCGAAAAAACGTTAGAGAGCATGAAAGAAAAAGATTTAAAAATCACACGTTTACAAGATGCCCTAACCAAAAAAGACAGTGTAACTTTAGCGTTGGTAACAAGCTTAAAACGTGAAGTAGGCATCAATGACCCAGACATTGAGGTAAATGTTGAAAAAGGCGTTGTATTTATTTCTATTGCCGATAAATTATTATTTAAAAGCGGAAGCTATACAGTAACATCAAGAGCTAAAGAAGTTCTTGCTAAAGTTGCCAAAGTAGTAAACAGCAAACCAGATTTTGAATGTATGGTTGAAAGCCACACAGACAATGTACCATATAGAAAAGAGCCTTTACTGGACAACTGGGACTTAAGTGTAAAACGTGCAACTTCTGTTGTAAGAGTTTTAGAAGACTTAGATGTTAACCCACAACAATTAATTGCAGCAGGACGTGCAGAATATGTACCGTTAGTGGAAAACAACACAGCAGAGAACCGTGCTAAAAACAGACGTACGCGTATCGTGGTTATGCCAAAAATCGATCAGTTCTACGACATGATTGAAAAAGAAATGAAAAACTTAGAAGCAGGTAACTAA
- a CDS encoding uracil-DNA glycosylase encodes MDVGIHSSWKPYLKEEFNKPYFNNLVDFVKSEYKSHTCYPPGNKIFNAFNHCHFEDVKVVIIGQDPYHGPNQANGLCFSVSDGITHPPSLINIFKEVEYDLGIPYPQSGNLERWAKQGVLLLNASLTVRAHQAGSHQNKGWETFTDAVIQLISTKKENVVFLLWGGFAKKKVKLIDKAKHTILNSGHPSPLSANRGYWFGNKHFSAANKWLESSGKSPIDWS; translated from the coding sequence ATGGATGTCGGCATTCACTCCAGTTGGAAACCCTATTTAAAAGAAGAATTCAATAAACCTTATTTTAATAACTTGGTTGATTTTGTAAAATCTGAGTACAAAAGCCATACCTGTTACCCGCCTGGGAATAAAATATTCAATGCCTTTAATCATTGTCATTTTGAAGATGTTAAAGTGGTTATTATTGGTCAAGACCCTTATCATGGGCCGAATCAAGCCAATGGTTTATGTTTTTCTGTATCGGATGGAATAACCCACCCACCGTCACTAATAAATATTTTTAAAGAAGTTGAGTACGATTTAGGGATTCCATATCCTCAAAGCGGTAATTTAGAGCGGTGGGCCAAGCAAGGTGTGTTATTGCTCAATGCCTCTCTAACGGTTAGAGCGCATCAAGCCGGTAGTCACCAAAACAAGGGCTGGGAAACATTTACCGATGCCGTTATTCAATTAATAAGTACAAAAAAGGAAAATGTGGTCTTTTTGTTGTGGGGCGGATTTGCTAAAAAAAAGGTGAAGCTAATCGATAAAGCAAAGCATACCATTTTAAATTCAGGTCATCCTTCTCCTTTAAGTGCTAATAGAGGGTATTGGTTTGGAAATAAACATTTTAGTGCAGCTAATAAGTGGTTGGAATCCTCAGGGAAATCCCCAATTGATTGGAGTTAA
- the menA gene encoding 1,4-dihydroxy-2-naphthoate octaprenyltransferase, which translates to MQKFSVWISAIRLRTLPLSISGIILASCLAAYDGVFDWGIFTLAILTTLSFQILSNLANDYGDGIKGTDNNDRIGPERAIQSGKITPEELFNGIKINILVSIGLAFFLVFWSFGVSHFWLTLFFFLLGIASVAAALRYTIGAKAYGYRGLGDVFVFVFFGLISVVGCYVLYAKQVNHVVYLPAITVGLLSTGVLNLNNMRDRVSDEKSNKITLAVKLGGERAKTYHNALITMAIVTSALFGVLYYTSPFNLMFIVAYIPLILHLKRVNKNTIPKQLDPELKKLALTTVLLAILMGVGHLL; encoded by the coding sequence ATGCAGAAATTTTCAGTTTGGATCTCTGCTATACGGTTAAGAACGCTCCCATTGTCTATTTCAGGAATCATATTGGCATCCTGTTTGGCGGCTTATGATGGCGTTTTCGATTGGGGCATTTTTACATTGGCAATTTTAACGACTTTAAGTTTTCAAATACTATCTAATTTGGCAAACGACTATGGCGATGGCATAAAGGGAACTGATAATAATGATAGAATTGGTCCCGAACGTGCCATCCAGTCAGGAAAAATTACACCTGAAGAACTTTTCAATGGTATAAAAATAAATATTTTAGTATCTATTGGATTGGCATTTTTTCTGGTGTTTTGGTCGTTTGGGGTAAGCCACTTCTGGTTAACTTTATTTTTCTTTTTATTAGGTATCGCTTCCGTGGCAGCAGCTTTGCGTTATACCATTGGCGCAAAAGCATACGGCTATAGAGGCTTGGGCGATGTTTTTGTTTTTGTTTTTTTTGGTTTAATTAGTGTTGTTGGCTGTTATGTGCTTTATGCTAAACAGGTAAACCACGTGGTGTATTTGCCGGCAATAACCGTAGGGTTATTAAGTACAGGAGTTTTAAACCTTAATAACATGCGGGATAGAGTGTCGGACGAAAAGTCGAACAAAATAACGTTGGCTGTTAAGTTGGGGGGGGAAAGAGCTAAAACTTACCATAATGCATTAATTACAATGGCTATAGTAACCTCAGCTTTGTTTGGTGTTTTGTATTATACCTCACCATTTAATTTAATGTTTATTGTGGCTTACATACCTTTAATTCTTCATTTAAAACGAGTAAACAAAAATACCATTCCAAAACAATTGGATCCAGAATTAAAAAAATTGGCGCTTACAACAGTTTTGTTGGCAATATTAATGGGAGTGGGGCATTTATTATAG